The proteins below are encoded in one region of Parvicella tangerina:
- a CDS encoding DNA cytosine methyltransferase → MKRPINVLSLFDGISVAQLALNQLNIRINQYFASEIDNNAIKVTQHHFPGTIQLGDVRSITDEVIQSLPPIDLMVFGSPCQDLSNMNKNRKGLEGEKSGLFYEALRILEAVKPKYWLMENVGSMSKKDRKIITKLLGVEPLAINSNLTSSQNRNRLYWTNIPNVQVPQDRKIILQSIVEGGFVDRRKSNAVLTKNIPHTVAGLKRYLTKSIGGVVFLDKSFAYGSKEDKLEILEQHNNESVKQLFRPFTVTELERLQTLPDNYTSCVLKKTASHHTIGNGFTVETIKHILSYADFNSIDNER, encoded by the coding sequence ATGAAAAGACCAATTAATGTGCTTTCACTCTTCGATGGGATAAGCGTGGCACAATTAGCACTAAATCAATTAAACATCCGAATTAACCAATATTTCGCCTCTGAAATAGACAATAATGCAATCAAAGTAACTCAGCATCATTTCCCAGGGACTATCCAGTTGGGTGATGTACGAAGCATTACTGATGAGGTTATACAATCATTACCACCAATTGACCTAATGGTATTCGGCAGCCCATGCCAAGACCTCTCCAATATGAATAAAAACCGCAAAGGATTGGAGGGTGAAAAGTCTGGACTATTCTATGAAGCTCTTAGGATTTTGGAAGCTGTCAAGCCAAAGTATTGGTTGATGGAAAACGTGGGTTCAATGTCTAAAAAAGACCGTAAGATTATAACCAAGCTGTTGGGTGTTGAACCATTAGCAATTAATAGTAATCTGACATCAAGTCAGAATAGAAATAGACTTTATTGGACAAACATTCCAAATGTACAAGTACCACAGGACCGAAAAATAATATTACAGTCAATTGTTGAGGGCGGTTTTGTGGACCGTAGAAAGTCCAATGCAGTATTAACCAAAAATATACCTCATACAGTTGCTGGACTTAAACGATACTTAACTAAGTCTATTGGAGGTGTTGTGTTTTTGGATAAATCGTTCGCTTATGGGAGTAAGGAGGATAAATTAGAAATACTGGAGCAACATAATAATGAGTCAGTAAAACAGCTTTTCAGACCTTTTACCGTTACGGAGCTTGAACGATTGCAAACGCTTCCAGATAACTACACCAGCTGCGTTCTTAAAAAGACCGCCTCTCACCACACCATTGGAAATGGATTTACTGTCGAGACCATAAAGCATATACTTTCTTATGCCGATTTTAATAGTATAGATAATGAGCGATAA
- a CDS encoding helix-turn-helix domain-containing protein: MQENKPNSDDFNKDEFLIELGRHIKSIREQKGLSAAEFGRRAFMERSHVARLEGGGTNPTSTTLKTICNALEIEMEDLFKRFKF; the protein is encoded by the coding sequence ATGCAAGAAAATAAGCCCAATAGCGATGATTTTAATAAGGATGAATTTCTTATCGAACTTGGTCGTCATATTAAATCAATAAGAGAACAAAAAGGCTTATCAGCAGCCGAGTTTGGTAGAAGGGCATTTATGGAGCGTTCTCACGTTGCACGCTTAGAAGGTGGCGGAACCAATCCTACATCTACAACCCTAAAAACCATCTGCAACGCATTGGAGATTGAGATGGAGGACCTATTCAAAAGATTTAAGTTTTAG
- a CDS encoding RHS repeat protein: MRDVHFSTITNGYVIGDDYTVRYTDNGGFSWTTVLPSGGFPGGTLPNVNAVYTQSGSDAIIVGNQKYVAKANSGLTTPLSASAIPTSGNYPLHDITFSDANNGIIVGGPNANGRVWLTADGGLTWNAVANADIPTGTQKLRGVYAFERNDTYVAVGNDESMIYIKSLTDVDDISSNVVIPNPPGTDLYDVYFYDDVIGYAVGTNGTLLKTVNVTLSGTGFITGVTWGIKDTDDAFNTNDKDIFAIDFATRYQGVLGGRHTTGAPATRNYTRTLRDESDEFSTYFWYDRLGRIVVSQNSKQYNADQKRYSYTLYDELGRVVEAGEKVENTNPANQHSDIFGTYVSGLYNPKVIDDAKLNNWIVDGTGVRQEVTRSYYDHEISNTTIGITAVPGFTQNELNLRKRISAVTYEKVYDGNNDTYSYGTFYEYDIHGNVKTLIQHNKELGNNSNPDIQALQYKRMDYDYDLISGNVHEVVYQDGEVDAWYHRYEYDGDNRITTVETSHDEVTWDQDAKYIYYDHGPLARVEIGEHSVQGMDYVYTLQGWLKGVNSDLLNPNNDVGQDGIANGTNVNAHFARDAYGFSLTYYEDDYSPIDYVNKWQQEGSRFASVFNPNGGTSDVLDSRKDLYNGNIGGMVTTITEPTLYASAGGITPNIRPQATAYNYDQLNRLLEAKAYQNVDMDIANINPDNSINTYNVWSLDNDYQYEYYNAFVYDASGNIVHQDRYDHEGNYIENLQYHYATDGSPQQRLLQNRLYSVSDGAQAIEEALYDDDIEDMEPFESNSEKINNGLYDVLPGEEGNNYKYDAIGQLVQDYSEEIYEVRWRVDGKISAIIRAPGSEAKNLVFDYDPMGNRIAKHIYGNQSFPTGSTALFDPNNPVDWEKTTYYNRDAQGNVMAVYDYTYTEEEIDQSSLVADIGDNSIPDNVLRDDLIAAGALNESTLIALIQSSRPNAVINQVLANNTPLSDNVLIAISNSAMNNATKRDYLVGAAPLTDAVLLDMIAAGLPNWVVDQVVTASTPLSDDVLIALVNHAPGYPNNLIRDWMVDNSELSPAVWTAINAQSYPAWVTNQIAAANNGNLGLPASPVVNNAVNSAGTVGSTQFSLIERNIYGSSRVGMDRTCEEMIAATVSSTDFEHKLGMKQYECTNHLGNVLSVVTDRKHPIDDDGNGFIDYYQPEITKATDYSPFGVELYERNFTRTEVTHIDVNEQTTVVDDDDFSLSSNGGAYMIGDEADDWNHLFGTGEVTALEEYFINSQGLGFFLGSVIIAQKDWSGLLTAGEDYRITFDITDINGPVYLSSSQGVFNTYTTAGTQVIDFTATTANGSFTLWTLFGGVPTDVTIDNLKLEHVEVITETCTVPVGEYRYGFNGMEKDDEVKGEGNSYDYGARMQDPRLGRWLSIDPYYRKYPSTSNYAFAMNSPTYIIDEGGNDIYVFVEKTGITKRTEDGENVWSSGHTVIAVDEYEEVEEGVWKKTGRILVGELYPAGQPMPERGQNAVRGLYKMAVYDSPEEFKKKYEENYKEDYGNITLEYMEINTSDDAKTEYTEKEISADLAMASYINRINTQVESEEKVYIPGSYNCSTTAMEGLLEVGVIKKSIGKQPLAPRYYSETLDMTINIPGYSTQYVVTPNELWNDLLNLSKKGKLETETVTSETKMNKGAAQEYLDTQVSNKGAGTETND; encoded by the coding sequence TTGAGGGATGTACACTTTAGCACGATAACCAATGGTTATGTAATTGGAGATGACTACACCGTTAGGTACACAGATAATGGAGGATTTAGCTGGACTACGGTATTACCATCCGGTGGATTCCCAGGTGGAACGCTCCCGAATGTAAATGCAGTTTACACACAGTCAGGCTCGGATGCAATCATTGTTGGAAATCAAAAGTATGTGGCTAAAGCCAATAGTGGTTTGACTACACCTTTGAGTGCATCAGCGATTCCTACGTCAGGGAATTATCCGTTACATGATATTACCTTTTCAGATGCAAATAATGGAATCATTGTAGGTGGTCCGAATGCAAACGGTAGGGTTTGGCTAACGGCAGATGGAGGGTTAACTTGGAATGCAGTAGCCAATGCGGATATTCCTACAGGAACACAAAAACTACGTGGAGTGTATGCTTTTGAACGAAATGACACGTACGTGGCTGTAGGAAACGATGAGAGCATGATCTACATTAAGTCGTTGACAGACGTGGATGACATCAGCAGTAACGTTGTGATTCCTAATCCACCAGGAACAGACCTTTATGATGTCTACTTCTACGATGACGTGATCGGATATGCTGTTGGAACGAACGGAACACTCTTAAAAACGGTAAACGTGACCTTATCTGGAACTGGTTTTATCACAGGAGTAACCTGGGGAATTAAAGATACAGATGACGCTTTCAATACCAACGACAAAGACATCTTTGCAATTGATTTTGCTACACGTTACCAGGGAGTATTAGGAGGTAGACATACTACTGGTGCACCTGCTACCAGAAATTATACGCGTACCTTGCGTGACGAAAGTGATGAGTTCTCAACTTACTTCTGGTACGATCGTTTAGGAAGAATTGTGGTTTCGCAAAACAGCAAGCAATACAATGCAGACCAAAAGCGATACAGTTATACGCTTTACGATGAATTAGGACGCGTGGTTGAGGCAGGAGAGAAAGTGGAAAACACAAACCCTGCCAACCAGCACAGCGATATTTTTGGAACCTATGTGAGTGGTCTGTATAATCCCAAGGTGATTGACGATGCCAAGTTGAACAACTGGATTGTAGATGGTACGGGAGTTCGTCAAGAAGTAACAAGATCTTACTACGATCATGAAATCAGCAATACAACTATCGGAATTACTGCAGTTCCAGGATTTACACAAAATGAGTTGAACCTAAGAAAACGTATCAGTGCGGTGACGTACGAAAAAGTGTATGACGGTAACAACGATACCTACAGTTACGGAACGTTCTATGAGTACGATATTCATGGAAATGTGAAAACGTTGATTCAGCACAACAAAGAACTAGGGAACAATAGTAACCCAGACATTCAGGCGCTGCAATACAAACGCATGGATTACGATTACGATTTGATCAGCGGAAACGTGCATGAAGTGGTTTACCAAGATGGAGAAGTAGATGCATGGTATCACCGATATGAGTACGATGGAGACAATAGAATTACCACGGTGGAAACCTCGCACGATGAGGTAACTTGGGATCAAGATGCTAAGTACATCTATTATGACCATGGGCCGCTAGCACGAGTGGAAATTGGAGAACACAGCGTGCAGGGGATGGATTATGTGTATACCCTGCAAGGTTGGTTAAAAGGCGTGAATTCAGACCTGTTGAATCCAAACAACGATGTCGGACAAGACGGTATTGCTAATGGAACCAATGTAAACGCCCATTTTGCTAGAGATGCTTATGGATTCTCGTTGACTTATTATGAAGACGATTACAGTCCGATAGACTACGTCAATAAGTGGCAGCAAGAAGGTAGCCGATTTGCCAGTGTATTTAATCCAAACGGAGGAACAAGTGATGTGTTAGACAGTAGAAAAGACCTGTATAACGGAAATATAGGAGGTATGGTAACGACTATTACCGAACCTACGTTATATGCTTCTGCAGGTGGAATAACACCAAATATCCGACCACAGGCAACTGCGTACAACTACGATCAGCTGAACCGCTTATTAGAGGCCAAAGCTTACCAAAATGTGGATATGGACATCGCTAATATCAACCCAGATAATAGCATCAACACGTACAATGTTTGGAGTTTAGATAACGATTATCAGTATGAGTATTACAATGCGTTTGTATACGATGCTAGCGGTAATATTGTTCATCAAGATCGTTATGACCACGAAGGTAACTACATCGAGAATCTACAGTATCATTACGCAACGGATGGAAGTCCTCAACAAAGACTTTTACAAAACCGCTTATATAGTGTTTCTGATGGAGCACAGGCCATTGAAGAAGCTTTGTATGATGATGATATAGAAGACATGGAGCCATTTGAGAGTAATTCTGAAAAAATCAATAATGGACTGTATGATGTGCTTCCCGGAGAAGAAGGGAATAACTACAAGTACGATGCAATTGGGCAATTAGTGCAAGACTACTCAGAGGAGATTTATGAAGTCAGGTGGCGAGTAGATGGGAAAATTTCTGCCATTATCCGCGCTCCGGGTAGTGAGGCTAAAAACTTAGTATTTGATTACGACCCGATGGGTAACCGTATTGCTAAACACATTTATGGTAACCAAAGCTTCCCAACCGGAAGTACAGCCCTGTTTGATCCTAACAACCCTGTAGATTGGGAAAAAACGACCTATTACAACCGTGATGCGCAAGGCAATGTGATGGCCGTTTACGATTATACGTATACAGAAGAAGAGATTGATCAATCAAGCCTTGTGGCAGACATTGGAGACAATAGTATTCCCGATAATGTACTGAGAGACGACCTCATTGCTGCAGGAGCATTGAACGAAAGCACGCTAATTGCACTTATTCAATCAAGCCGACCAAACGCTGTAATCAATCAGGTTTTAGCGAATAATACACCTCTTTCAGACAATGTGTTGATTGCCATTTCTAACTCAGCCATGAACAATGCCACCAAGCGAGATTACCTGGTGGGTGCTGCACCATTGACAGATGCTGTTTTGTTGGATATGATTGCTGCGGGGTTACCCAATTGGGTAGTAGATCAAGTGGTAACGGCATCCACACCGTTGTCAGACGATGTATTGATTGCTTTGGTGAACCATGCGCCAGGATATCCCAATAACCTGATTAGAGATTGGATGGTAGATAACTCAGAGTTGTCACCAGCTGTTTGGACAGCCATTAATGCGCAAAGTTATCCAGCTTGGGTCACCAACCAGATAGCAGCTGCAAACAATGGTAACTTAGGCTTGCCAGCAAGCCCTGTAGTTAATAACGCTGTGAACTCTGCCGGAACGGTAGGAAGCACTCAATTTTCTCTGATAGAGCGTAACATTTACGGTAGTTCTAGAGTAGGAATGGATAGAACGTGTGAAGAAATGATAGCCGCTACTGTTTCTAGCACGGATTTTGAGCATAAGCTAGGAATGAAGCAATATGAGTGCACCAACCATTTGGGTAATGTCTTATCTGTAGTTACCGACCGTAAGCATCCGATCGATGATGACGGCAACGGATTTATTGACTATTACCAGCCAGAGATTACCAAGGCTACGGACTACTCACCCTTTGGAGTGGAGTTGTACGAACGTAACTTTACCAGAACAGAAGTCACACACATTGACGTAAACGAGCAGACTACGGTAGTTGATGACGATGATTTCTCGTTATCGAGCAATGGAGGTGCCTATATGATAGGAGACGAAGCAGACGATTGGAATCACCTGTTTGGCACAGGAGAAGTAACGGCATTAGAGGAATACTTTATCAACTCTCAAGGATTAGGGTTCTTCTTAGGTTCGGTGATCATCGCCCAGAAGGATTGGAGTGGATTGCTTACCGCAGGAGAAGACTACCGCATTACGTTTGATATTACCGATATCAACGGACCGGTATACTTATCGAGTTCACAGGGTGTGTTTAATACTTACACCACTGCAGGAACTCAGGTAATAGACTTTACAGCCACTACTGCCAATGGTAGCTTTACCTTGTGGACCTTATTTGGAGGTGTACCTACTGATGTAACAATAGACAACCTGAAGTTAGAACACGTAGAAGTCATCACAGAAACCTGCACCGTGCCTGTGGGCGAGTATCGTTACGGATTTAATGGGATGGAGAAGGATGACGAGGTGAAAGGAGAAGGAAATAGCTATGATTATGGGGCAAGGATGCAAGACCCTCGTTTAGGTAGGTGGTTGAGTATTGACCCTTATTATCGTAAATACCCATCTACTTCAAACTATGCTTTTGCCATGAATTCGCCAACTTATATTATTGACGAAGGAGGTAATGATATTTACGTTTTTGTGGAAAAAACGGGAATTACTAAACGAACAGAGGATGGAGAGAATGTTTGGTCGAGTGGGCATACTGTTATTGCTGTTGATGAATATGAAGAAGTTGAGGAGGGTGTTTGGAAAAAAACGGGAAGGATTTTAGTAGGAGAGCTATATCCAGCAGGACAACCCATGCCAGAAAGAGGACAAAATGCGGTTCGAGGACTTTATAAAATGGCGGTTTATGATAGTCCTGAAGAATTTAAAAAGAAATATGAAGAAAACTACAAAGAAGATTATGGCAACATAACTCTTGAGTATATGGAGATAAACACAAGTGATGATGCTAAGACAGAATACACAGAAAAAGAAATTTCGGCAGATTTAGCAATGGCATCTTATATAAACAGAATCAATACTCAGGTTGAATCGGAAGAAAAAGTGTATATCCCAGGTTCATATAACTGTTCTACTACAGCTATGGAAGGCTTATTGGAAGTTGGAGTAATAAAAAAGTCAATAGGAAAACAACCTTTGGCTCCACGTTACTATAGTGAGACACTTGATATGACAATTAATATCCCTGGATATTCTACCCAGTATGTTGTGACTCCTAACGAGTTGTGGAATGATTTACTTAACCTAAGCAAAAAAGGGAAACTCGAAACAGAGACCGTAACGTCAGAAACCAAAATGAATAAAGGAGCTGCCCAAGAATATTTAGATACTCAAGTATCAAACAAAGGTGCTGGAACGGAAACAAATGACTAA
- a CDS encoding L-threonylcarbamoyladenylate synthase, which produces MTAVEEAIDRLSNEEVVVIPTETVYGLAASAISEKAIAKIFEIKNRPQTNPLIVHISSIDDLERVAKNIPKSAYDLAHVFWPGPLTLILEKQPHISDLITSGKNTVAVRIPQHPIALNIISLFNYPIVAPSANKSNHISPTSAAHVLESLGDRTPFIVDGGTSTRGLESTIVGFASESAVIYRHGAISKEEIEAVLNEEVRFIDSDDQSISPGRSKKHYSPRTPLILTEDIFQSLKDYSSEKVGLLLFKKNEQLEKQYPTKVLSNLGNLTEASTNLYKFLYDLERQKLDLIIAEVCPDNGLGRSINDRLIRAASA; this is translated from the coding sequence ATGACAGCAGTAGAAGAAGCTATTGATAGGTTGAGTAATGAAGAAGTAGTAGTTATTCCAACCGAAACGGTTTATGGGCTTGCAGCTTCAGCAATATCGGAAAAAGCAATTGCCAAAATATTTGAGATTAAAAACCGTCCTCAAACGAACCCCTTAATCGTTCATATCTCAAGCATTGATGATCTTGAAAGAGTTGCTAAAAACATACCTAAATCAGCCTATGATCTTGCTCATGTTTTTTGGCCTGGTCCGCTAACGTTAATTCTTGAAAAACAGCCTCACATCTCAGACTTAATAACATCAGGAAAAAATACAGTAGCTGTTCGGATTCCTCAGCACCCTATTGCTCTTAATATCATTTCGCTTTTTAACTACCCTATTGTTGCTCCAAGTGCAAATAAATCAAACCATATCAGTCCAACATCAGCAGCGCATGTTTTAGAGAGTCTTGGTGACAGGACTCCGTTCATTGTAGATGGTGGAACATCCACAAGAGGTCTCGAGTCTACAATAGTTGGCTTTGCAAGTGAAAGCGCTGTCATCTACAGACATGGAGCTATTTCAAAAGAGGAAATTGAAGCGGTTTTAAATGAAGAGGTTAGGTTTATAGATTCAGATGATCAATCCATCTCTCCTGGGAGATCAAAAAAGCATTACTCCCCACGAACGCCTCTCATTTTGACTGAAGATATTTTCCAATCATTAAAAGACTACTCGTCTGAAAAGGTTGGGCTTCTATTGTTCAAGAAGAATGAGCAACTAGAAAAGCAATATCCAACGAAGGTGCTTTCTAATTTGGGAAACTTAACTGAGGCTTCAACAAACCTATACAAGTTCTTGTACGATTTAGAGCGACAAAAGTTGGACTTAATCATTGCCGAAGTATGTCCTGACAATGGACTCGGACGTTCAATAAATGATCGGTTAATTCGAGCCGCAAGCGCCTAG
- a CDS encoding cold-shock protein, giving the protein MKTGTVKFFNTEKGFGFIKDDQTGEDVFVHKSGLVDRIREDDQVTFETQQGQKGLNAVDVKRA; this is encoded by the coding sequence ATGAAAACAGGAACAGTAAAATTTTTCAACACAGAAAAAGGATTCGGATTTATTAAAGATGATCAAACAGGAGAGGACGTATTCGTACATAAGTCAGGACTGGTTGATAGAATTAGAGAAGATGATCAAGTAACTTTTGAAACGCAGCAGGGACAAAAAGGTCTTAACGCTGTAGATGTTAAAAGAGCTTAA
- a CDS encoding DEAD/DEAH box helicase: MQKKRHRRRPSGRRPQNRNFRNKKALDPSNFIKQAQPVEEIEFIAPLSFSEMDIHESLKETIAKKGYVNPTEIQSKTYEDLVEGRDVVGIANTGTGKTGAFLIPIIQQLLTNNKKFQTLIVLPTRELALQVEQEFKSITKGMKLYSSTLIGGTNVNKDIAKLRRPNDFIIGTPGRILDMMNQKALRLGGFDILVLDEFDRMLDMGFVKDVQKIAAAMPKRKQTMLFSATIDQTQYDLIEELVDNPFHISVSSGTTSTDSVEQDIVKVGGRDKLGLLTSMLENKEFKKVLIFAETKRTVNKLNQQLRKKGIRTDMIHGDKSQNYRVSALRKFKNSNIQVLIATDVVARGIDISDITHVINYQPPTSMDSYIHRIGRTGRAGKMGHAYTFID, from the coding sequence ATGCAAAAGAAAAGACACAGAAGACGTCCCTCAGGGAGGCGTCCTCAGAATAGAAATTTTAGAAATAAAAAAGCTTTAGACCCCTCTAATTTTATTAAGCAAGCACAGCCTGTTGAAGAAATTGAGTTTATTGCCCCACTTTCTTTTAGTGAAATGGATATCCATGAAAGCCTCAAGGAAACGATAGCGAAGAAAGGGTATGTTAACCCCACAGAAATTCAGTCCAAGACATACGAAGATCTAGTGGAAGGAAGAGATGTTGTAGGAATTGCTAATACTGGAACAGGAAAAACAGGAGCCTTTTTAATTCCGATTATACAGCAATTACTAACAAACAATAAGAAATTTCAAACACTAATTGTGCTGCCAACAAGAGAGCTGGCACTTCAAGTGGAGCAGGAGTTCAAGAGTATTACGAAAGGAATGAAATTGTATTCTTCCACCTTGATTGGAGGAACAAACGTGAATAAAGACATCGCCAAGTTAAGAAGGCCAAATGATTTTATTATCGGAACCCCCGGACGAATCCTTGACATGATGAATCAGAAAGCCTTGCGCCTAGGAGGTTTTGATATTTTGGTGTTGGATGAGTTCGATAGGATGTTGGACATGGGATTTGTAAAAGATGTTCAGAAGATTGCGGCCGCAATGCCGAAGAGGAAGCAGACAATGTTGTTTTCTGCAACGATTGACCAAACGCAATATGATTTGATTGAGGAGTTGGTAGATAATCCATTTCATATTAGCGTGAGCTCGGGCACAACTTCTACAGACTCTGTTGAACAGGACATAGTAAAAGTAGGAGGAAGAGATAAGCTAGGATTATTGACCAGCATGCTCGAAAATAAAGAGTTTAAGAAGGTGTTGATCTTTGCTGAAACGAAAAGAACCGTAAACAAGTTAAATCAACAATTGCGGAAGAAAGGAATTAGAACTGACATGATCCATGGAGATAAATCGCAAAATTATCGCGTGTCCGCTCTCAGGAAGTTTAAAAACAGTAATATTCAGGTGTTAATAGCAACAGATGTTGTGGCTAGAGGAATTGACATTTCAGATATTACTCATGTCATCAACTATCAACCGCCAACCTCAATGGATAGTTATATTCATAGAATTGGAAGAACAGGTCGTGCCGGAAAAATGGGGCACGCTTATACATTCATAGATTAA
- a CDS encoding fatty acid desaturase family protein: MLSIYATPLALIGANVISHPFWVIMMYVVSGIGMAGVGMGIMHDANHGSLSRRSKINNLFGKTLDFVGCSSAVWKLQHNVLHHTFTNIDDHDEDIDTPFFLSFSPNKKKYWIHKFQHLYAWIFYGMMTVYWVTAKDFIALNKYRKKGLIRDDKEYTKEIFITIFWKLFYYSYVLLIPMLFNGAGIGWILAGFFISHFITGLLISIIFQLAHVMPDMSFPQADENNLIDVSWFEHQLRNTSNFSQNAPVFSWFIGGLNYQIEHHLFPNISHVHYRKISKIIAETAQDYGLPYYVNENFFVALWRHLKMLRTLGNMRPAIN, translated from the coding sequence ATGCTTAGTATTTATGCAACACCATTAGCTTTAATAGGTGCTAACGTCATCAGTCACCCTTTTTGGGTTATTATGATGTATGTAGTGAGTGGTATTGGAATGGCAGGTGTAGGCATGGGAATTATGCATGATGCCAACCACGGCTCACTTTCCAGACGAAGTAAAATCAATAACTTATTTGGCAAAACATTAGATTTTGTGGGTTGTAGTTCAGCCGTTTGGAAACTCCAGCATAATGTACTTCATCACACATTTACGAACATAGACGATCACGATGAAGATATTGACACCCCCTTTTTCTTATCATTTTCACCAAATAAGAAAAAGTACTGGATTCATAAATTCCAGCATTTATATGCCTGGATTTTTTATGGTATGATGACGGTCTATTGGGTGACAGCAAAAGATTTTATCGCCTTAAATAAGTATAGAAAGAAAGGCTTGATAAGAGATGATAAAGAGTATACCAAAGAAATTTTCATCACTATCTTTTGGAAGCTATTCTACTACAGTTATGTGTTGTTGATACCAATGCTATTTAATGGCGCAGGTATTGGATGGATACTAGCTGGTTTTTTCATTAGTCACTTTATTACAGGACTATTGATCAGTATCATCTTTCAATTGGCACACGTTATGCCAGACATGAGCTTCCCACAAGCAGATGAAAACAATTTAATCGATGTAAGTTGGTTTGAGCACCAACTTCGAAACACGAGTAACTTCTCTCAAAATGCGCCCGTTTTTTCGTGGTTCATAGGGGGACTTAATTATCAAATAGAACATCATTTATTTCCGAATATTAGCCATGTTCATTATCGTAAAATCAGTAAGATCATTGCTGAGACGGCACAGGATTATGGGTTGCCCTATTACGTTAATGAAAACTTCTTCGTGGCTCTTTGGAGACATTTGAAAATGCTGAGAACGCTTGGAAACATGCGTCCAGCAATCAATTAA
- a CDS encoding acyl-CoA thioesterase: MDIDLSTFKFSFPIQMRWSDMDPLGHANNGIYVTYFEIARGKYMIEACPNWNWEKDMFLIASVTVDFHRELLLTAEDAKVHIRTSDIGNKSFVLDYVITSVKNGETIIHASGNTTQIMFDMKSRKTIKIPNWVRASLIDFDNVVTDVS; the protein is encoded by the coding sequence ATGGATATCGATTTATCGACCTTTAAGTTTAGCTTCCCGATCCAAATGAGGTGGAGCGATATGGATCCACTTGGTCACGCCAATAATGGAATTTATGTTACCTATTTTGAGATTGCAAGAGGCAAATATATGATAGAAGCGTGCCCTAACTGGAACTGGGAAAAAGATATGTTCCTGATTGCTAGTGTTACGGTTGATTTTCATAGAGAGTTGTTATTAACAGCCGAAGACGCTAAGGTTCATATCAGAACTTCGGACATTGGAAATAAAAGCTTTGTGTTGGATTATGTCATAACATCGGTAAAGAATGGTGAAACGATCATTCATGCCTCGGGGAATACAACGCAAATCATGTTTGATATGAAATCTCGGAAAACAATAAAAATACCTAATTGGGTTAGAGCTTCTTTGATAGATTTTGACAATGTGGTTACTGATGTTTCATAA
- a CDS encoding LexA family transcriptional regulator, with product MSLIVENMKFLRKHFKNLTQYEISDKIAVSRSRYASYETGRIEVPIDVLIRLSKFYNITIDVMLKVDLTTVSLEHLMKLDNNRILLPLKMDDEGNDNYIELIPQRASAGYLEGYADAEYIENLDAFTLPFLTTGKHRAFQIQGDSMLPLQSGSYVVGKLVERMADLKKEKTYVVLTRNEGCTYKRVIPHPRKKTLELIPDNPNYEKFEVPYHDVLEMWEFACAIETSDMKN from the coding sequence ATGAGTTTGATCGTTGAAAACATGAAGTTTCTCCGCAAACACTTTAAGAATCTCACTCAATATGAGATTTCCGACAAGATCGCGGTGAGTAGATCCAGGTATGCATCTTACGAAACGGGAAGGATAGAAGTGCCTATTGACGTATTAATTCGCCTATCCAAATTCTATAACATTACCATTGATGTCATGCTCAAAGTAGATTTAACCACGGTTTCTCTTGAGCATCTCATGAAGTTGGATAACAACAGAATTCTTCTTCCTTTAAAAATGGATGACGAAGGAAATGACAATTACATTGAGTTGATTCCACAGAGAGCTTCCGCAGGGTATCTTGAAGGCTATGCTGATGCAGAATACATTGAAAACCTTGATGCGTTCACACTACCCTTCTTAACAACCGGTAAACACCGTGCATTTCAGATCCAGGGAGACTCGATGCTTCCGCTACAGAGTGGATCATACGTAGTTGGTAAGCTCGTAGAACGAATGGCTGATCTAAAGAAAGAGAAAACGTATGTTGTACTTACCAGAAACGAAGGTTGTACATACAAACGGGTGATACCTCATCCTCGCAAAAAAACGTTAGAGTTGATTCCAGATAACCCCAATTACGAAAAGTTTGAAGTACCTTATCATGATGTTTTAGAAATGTGGGAATTTGCTTGTGCGATTGAGACTTCGGACATGAAGAACTAG